A part of Vespertiliibacter pulmonis genomic DNA contains:
- a CDS encoding Bro-N domain-containing protein: protein MNNHTIQTQKTQIQAEFSTFKFDKSEIRTLVINREPWFVARDLCDALGLSNSRMSLLALDDDEKGVSLIYTHGGQQEMSIVSESGMYTLILRCRDAVKKGSIPHSFRKWVTAEVLPTIRKTGKYENKTTVDERTGLRDAVNMLVSKKGLIYSEAYHLVHQRFNVQSIEELTSEQLPMAVEYVHKLCLEGELIIDEPKQLNNCTIKEEEALHIIVNLFHSLNGAYDMGEKIRNNAPHIGREIDKELGGYHIYNLNEPTHQALAKARKYIQAKSERIMFVKGMLSLLEEPKRIAN, encoded by the coding sequence ATGAATAATCATACTATACAAACTCAAAAAACTCAAATTCAGGCTGAATTTTCAACTTTCAAATTTGATAAAAGTGAAATTCGTACTTTAGTTATCAATAGGGAGCCTTGGTTTGTCGCTAGGGATCTCTGTGATGCTCTTGGTTTAAGTAACTCAAGAATGTCCTTACTAGCCTTAGATGATGATGAGAAGGGAGTAAGTTTAATTTACACCCATGGCGGACAGCAAGAAATGAGCATAGTTTCCGAAAGTGGAATGTACACTTTGATCTTACGTTGCCGTGATGCAGTTAAAAAAGGTTCTATCCCACACAGTTTTAGAAAATGGGTAACAGCAGAAGTTTTACCAACAATTCGCAAAACAGGCAAATATGAAAATAAAACCACAGTAGATGAAAGAACGGGGTTACGAGATGCCGTAAATATGCTTGTAAGTAAAAAAGGGCTAATTTATTCTGAAGCCTATCATTTAGTACATCAGCGTTTTAATGTGCAATCAATCGAAGAACTTACATCAGAGCAGTTGCCAATGGCAGTAGAGTATGTTCATAAACTTTGTTTAGAAGGTGAGTTGATTATTGATGAACCTAAACAACTAAATAATTGCACGATAAAAGAAGAAGAAGCATTGCATATTATCGTTAATCTCTTTCATTCTCTTAATGGAGCTTACGATATGGGTGAAAAGATACGGAATAACGCTCCACATATCGGACGAGAAATTGACAAAGAGCTAGGAGGTTATCATATCTACAACTTGAACGAACCTACTCACCAAGCTTTGGCAAAAGCTCGCAAATACATTCAAGCCAAAAGCGAACGAATTATGTTCGTCAAAGGAATGTTGAGCTTACTTGAAGAACCAAAACGAATTGCAAATTAA
- a CDS encoding XRE family transcriptional regulator, which translates to MKKEETLPFKILFKQKRTELGYTQKDVAERTNTSPTLISKYEKGLAKPRIETAKRIAELLKIDLTTLIESLTQEEVYLTKIPFYLTEFDEDEFLYIPNTLLPNNVSPSNFLAYKYQGNSMEPILQHGDTLIVNTTYDMNDNCFNKDIFLVMTDDNVYTRHIAVGDKNNFIIYASNNMYQSFEISHQRIEIIGKVIWRSGFI; encoded by the coding sequence ATGAAAAAAGAAGAAACTTTACCATTTAAAATTCTATTTAAGCAAAAGCGGACTGAATTAGGTTATACACAGAAAGACGTTGCCGAGAGAACGAATACTAGCCCTACGCTCATTTCTAAATATGAAAAAGGACTTGCAAAGCCACGTATTGAGACAGCAAAGCGAATCGCTGAACTGCTTAAAATTGACCTAACCACACTCATTGAGTCTTTAACACAAGAAGAGGTTTACCTAACTAAAATTCCATTCTACCTAACAGAATTCGATGAAGATGAATTTTTATATATCCCAAATACTCTATTACCAAATAATGTCAGCCCTTCTAATTTCCTTGCTTATAAATATCAAGGTAATTCAATGGAGCCTATACTACAACATGGAGATACGCTTATTGTAAACACAACGTATGACATGAATGATAACTGTTTTAATAAAGATATTTTTTTAGTTATGACCGATGATAATGTCTATACTAGACATATCGCTGTAGGAGATAAAAATAACTTTATTATCTATGCATCCAATAATATGTATCAATCATTTGAAATATCTCATCAACGCATTGAGATTATTGGAAAAGTAATTTGGCGTAGTGGCTTCATTTAA
- a CDS encoding LPD38 domain-containing protein, whose translation MLGLPDVNVTIHGSTFKKVMQDKHNVTAETLKQLPSQINDPVAVMKSITHDKSYIVLTELVEQENGWNKPIIAALHLKQDKNGLELVNIASVYGRSKSQIQKGLNDDLLYWNDKKGTDFANTFGLQLPAYASLKQSTGSDIKTEADLRQYQSDNSANVNQRGEHTFAEAIPRRTANSFDEVRNIVSELLGEPLVNQKTGMIATLSKRSLDKLLSGKATGKSTNVHDHLMAVANIDQLFENAVQGWVEPHKNNDPNIAGVHRMFAPLNIDGEVKLAKLTIKAMNFDQGNKIYSVETIEVENENGILGNLEATANQDDKLTSPQNADVDSLVQRIKDFNDRSRNITQNSANEIRYSRQSVEDLAATGKAKDDHTSLFQDLISRDVTRLTERWGKATAKLDEIFADSLRPISDWIDNLPALEENGKALIKGRMYRAKNLRDVARSELEAKFMQPLQKELSELAKKYQKDPLSTKRIVGFWASLRYSVIRNQRLLETDKKAVDDAQLALEEAQQSGKQSAIDKAARAYRAAERQYRYRQEDVNSTQFGKGAEDVPFKVGTAGGWSIPEAQAYMAGLEKHIAKADMEKVLANLYAMQKYMLLLDSKSGRYTPEQIKEYMADQYYVPLTGDPNMSEDTGFIGGVGSRSLNISRDKALKGRTASEAEDAFDAVWKAVGKTTTFYGWQPFKQSLFDSYNARVDELTEKGMAEKSAKEQASAELGISVQKLMGLTRPNDNVLIHKDLGEYYEIHLPDNVVKNLKEDNVEVANRWTTWVSKPTRMMARGVTQLTYDFAPKNMFRDTWDKSDLIRDQKIYDKNGKALSQAAKNKIGRAVWFNALNPNKGIWKATNKFARGQSLDINSDNEAERAMAQLVQYGGLSSFTQMIAKTEEDFIQQVRRKGTAKGVFVEQLAGYVEAYNGTFDYVSSLATFKALVDNNVDPEQAASLTLDLSNFRKTGTATKSLKGFFMFLQPKMMGASVLLKSLNTPSGKLRFARQVTASMLIYNALALAFASMFGDDEAGNKLDMLGDITGFIPIPIPWADENSEHKFWKLPLGFGSAQLAWNMAVNVSRAARGSISATDASVNVVTNFGKVFAPVSPSDISASKDPVAKLVLTLTPSIALPVIQLGFNRDAFGRPIHTTFERGEKIKAEQGKANTADAWEHIALSLYDMTGGVIDMYPESVKHLINGYALPLGSFREATNILIENPNREKLGKTQRPVLLRSLVGNVNEFAVQTTFYEAMEEAQATHKAYTRFKETGQLSDWVTPEKMQEVRFYELAQKRTGELRSLKAKRTKALNKGTLSQDAYDKWIREVYVPHTDKVQRAFVNKWRREHGLDTTLQSGTPKL comes from the coding sequence ATGCTGGGGTTGCCAGATGTGAATGTAACTATTCACGGTTCAACCTTTAAAAAAGTAATGCAGGATAAACATAATGTAACGGCAGAAACATTGAAGCAATTACCTAGCCAAATCAACGATCCTGTTGCCGTGATGAAGTCTATAACTCACGATAAAAGTTATATTGTTTTAACTGAATTAGTAGAGCAAGAGAATGGTTGGAATAAGCCAATTATTGCAGCACTACACCTAAAACAAGATAAAAATGGATTAGAGTTAGTCAATATTGCGAGTGTTTATGGACGCAGTAAATCTCAAATTCAAAAAGGATTGAATGATGATTTGCTTTATTGGAATGATAAAAAAGGGACTGATTTTGCGAATACCTTTGGGCTTCAATTGCCCGCATATGCATCACTAAAACAGTCCACTGGTAGTGATATTAAAACAGAAGCCGACTTACGTCAATACCAATCTGATAACTCAGCTAATGTAAATCAGCGTGGAGAGCATACTTTTGCTGAAGCTATACCAAGACGTACAGCAAATAGTTTTGATGAGGTAAGAAATATTGTTTCTGAATTATTAGGTGAGCCCTTGGTAAATCAAAAAACAGGAATGATTGCAACTCTGTCTAAACGTTCTTTAGATAAATTATTAAGTGGTAAAGCAACAGGAAAATCAACTAACGTACACGATCACTTAATGGCAGTGGCGAATATCGATCAGCTTTTTGAAAATGCGGTACAAGGTTGGGTTGAACCACATAAAAATAATGATCCAAATATTGCAGGTGTACATAGAATGTTTGCACCATTAAATATTGATGGAGAAGTTAAATTAGCGAAGCTTACGATTAAGGCGATGAATTTTGATCAAGGTAATAAGATTTATTCAGTTGAAACTATTGAAGTTGAAAATGAAAACGGCATTTTGGGTAACTTGGAAGCCACAGCTAATCAAGATGATAAACTGACTTCCCCACAAAATGCCGATGTTGATAGTCTAGTACAACGCATCAAAGATTTCAATGACAGGAGTAGAAATATTACTCAAAATTCAGCCAACGAAATCCGCTATTCTCGTCAATCCGTTGAAGATTTAGCGGCAACGGGGAAAGCGAAAGATGATCACACGAGTTTATTCCAAGATTTAATTTCTCGAGATGTTACTCGATTGACGGAAAGATGGGGTAAGGCAACGGCGAAATTAGATGAAATCTTTGCAGACTCATTGCGGCCTATTTCTGATTGGATAGACAACTTGCCAGCCTTGGAAGAGAACGGTAAAGCGCTTATCAAGGGAAGAATGTATCGTGCGAAGAACTTGAGAGATGTGGCCCGTTCTGAACTGGAAGCTAAATTTATGCAACCTTTACAAAAAGAGTTGAGTGAATTAGCGAAAAAATATCAGAAAGACCCGTTAAGTACCAAGCGTATTGTCGGGTTTTGGGCATCATTACGTTATTCGGTGATCCGAAACCAACGGTTATTAGAGACGGATAAAAAAGCCGTTGATGACGCTCAATTAGCACTGGAAGAGGCACAACAAAGTGGTAAGCAATCTGCAATTGATAAGGCGGCTCGTGCGTATCGTGCAGCAGAAAGGCAGTACCGCTATCGTCAGGAAGATGTGAATAGCACTCAATTTGGCAAAGGGGCGGAAGATGTACCGTTTAAAGTAGGGACAGCAGGCGGCTGGTCTATTCCAGAAGCACAGGCATATATGGCAGGATTGGAAAAACATATTGCGAAAGCTGATATGGAAAAAGTGTTAGCTAATCTCTATGCGATGCAAAAATATATGCTACTGCTTGACTCAAAAAGTGGACGTTACACGCCCGAACAAATTAAGGAATATATGGCTGACCAATATTATGTTCCTTTAACGGGCGATCCAAATATGAGTGAGGACACGGGCTTTATCGGGGGCGTGGGTTCTCGTTCACTCAACATTTCTCGAGACAAAGCGTTAAAAGGACGAACCGCGTCAGAAGCAGAAGATGCGTTTGATGCCGTATGGAAAGCGGTCGGTAAAACAACGACGTTTTATGGCTGGCAACCGTTTAAGCAATCGTTATTTGATAGCTATAATGCGAGAGTGGACGAACTCACCGAAAAAGGAATGGCAGAAAAGTCAGCGAAAGAACAGGCGAGTGCTGAGTTAGGTATATCTGTTCAAAAGCTGATGGGATTAACACGTCCTAATGATAATGTGCTTATTCACAAAGATTTAGGTGAGTATTATGAAATTCATCTACCGGATAATGTTGTGAAGAATCTTAAAGAGGACAACGTAGAAGTGGCTAATCGTTGGACGACTTGGGTTTCAAAACCAACGAGAATGATGGCCCGAGGGGTAACGCAACTGACCTACGATTTTGCCCCGAAAAATATGTTTAGGGATACGTGGGATAAGTCCGATTTAATTCGAGATCAAAAAATCTATGATAAAAACGGTAAAGCATTATCGCAAGCAGCCAAAAACAAAATTGGACGGGCGGTGTGGTTTAATGCGTTAAACCCTAATAAAGGGATTTGGAAAGCCACCAATAAATTTGCACGAGGTCAATCGCTGGATATCAATTCAGACAATGAGGCTGAACGAGCAATGGCACAATTAGTGCAATATGGTGGCTTATCCTCCTTCACCCAAATGATTGCTAAAACGGAAGAAGATTTTATCCAGCAGGTTCGCAGAAAAGGCACAGCCAAAGGTGTTTTTGTTGAACAGTTGGCAGGTTATGTTGAGGCATACAATGGCACGTTTGATTATGTTTCTTCTTTAGCGACCTTTAAAGCATTAGTGGATAATAATGTCGATCCTGAACAAGCGGCGAGTTTAACCTTAGATTTGTCAAACTTCAGAAAAACAGGGACAGCAACGAAAAGTCTGAAAGGATTTTTTATGTTCTTACAACCAAAAATGATGGGAGCTTCTGTCTTATTAAAGAGTTTGAATACCCCGAGCGGTAAACTGCGTTTTGCAAGGCAAGTTACGGCAAGTATGCTGATTTACAATGCACTGGCTCTAGCATTTGCCTCAATGTTTGGTGATGATGAAGCAGGTAATAAATTGGATATGCTGGGTGATATTACAGGCTTTATTCCGATTCCAATCCCTTGGGCAGATGAAAACAGTGAACATAAATTCTGGAAATTACCGCTTGGATTTGGTTCAGCCCAATTAGCGTGGAATATGGCCGTGAATGTGAGCCGTGCAGCTCGTGGTTCAATTTCAGCAACGGATGCCAGTGTGAATGTTGTAACAAACTTCGGTAAGGTCTTTGCTCCTGTATCGCCTTCGGATATTTCGGCATCAAAAGACCCCGTCGCAAAATTGGTACTCACGCTTACCCCAAGTATTGCCTTGCCTGTTATACAACTTGGTTTTAATCGAGATGCGTTCGGACGTCCAATTCATACTACCTTTGAACGTGGCGAGAAAATCAAAGCAGAACAGGGCAAAGCGAACACGGCAGATGCGTGGGAACATATTGCCTTATCGTTGTATGATATGACGGGGGGCGTGATCGATATGTACCCAGAGTCGGTTAAGCATTTAATCAATGGCTATGCGTTGCCGTTAGGCTCATTTAGAGAAGCCACTAATATTCTGATTGAAAACCCGAATCGAGAAAAGTTAGGGAAAACACAGAGACCAGTGCTATTACGTTCTTTGGTCGGTAATGTGAATGAATTTGCTGTTCAAACCACATTCTATGAAGCGATGGAAGAAGCACAAGCTACGCATAAAGCCTATACACGCTTCAAAGAAACAGGGCAATTATCAGACTGGGTTACGCCTGAGAAAATGCAAGAAGTCCGTTTTTATGAATTAGCCCAAAAAAGAACAGGTGAATTACGTTCGCTTAAGGCAAAACGTACAAAGGCACTCAATAAAGGCACACTTTCACAAGATGCCTACGACAAATGGATTAGAGAGGTCTATGTTCCACATACCGATAAAGTCCAACGAGCCTTTGTGAATAAATGGCGAAGAGAACACGGCTTGGATACCACACTCCAATCAGGCACGCCGAAGTTGTAA